In a genomic window of Papilio machaon chromosome 4, ilPapMach1.1, whole genome shotgun sequence:
- the LOC106720682 gene encoding peroxisomal membrane protein 2 has product MSLSKPIMNLVASYLQNLYLHPIKTKSITSCVLGSAGSIASQLVAGQSLRLDPVLAFGLYGLLFGGTIPHYFYEILERLFPEDVVAFPLAKKLIFERAIFAPIMQAFSLYTLSRFEGKNHKAAVKQLFSLYYSVLEANWKWLTLFQIINLAFIPPMLRVLFMNLVGFGWAMFIATKRREQSQKKDAVN; this is encoded by the exons ATGTCTCTATCGAAGCCAATAATGAATCTGGTAGCATCCTATTTACAAAACTTATACCTACACCCTATTAAAACGAAATCAATAACAAG TTGTGTCTTGGGATCAGCTGGTAGCATTGCTTCACAGCTTGTGGCTGGACAATCATTGAGATTAGATCCTGTATTAGCTTTTGGATTGTATGG GTTATTATTTGGAGGTACCATACCAcattatttctatgaaattttaGAAAGATTATTCCCTGAAGATGTTGTAGCTTTTCCATTGgctaaaaagttaatatttgaaagagCAATCTTTGCACCAATTATGCAGGCATTCTCTTTATACACATTATCAAGGTTTGAGGGAAAGAATCATAAGGCCGCAGTGAAACAGCTGTTTTCTCTGTATTATTCAGTGCTTGAAGCTAATTGGAAATGGCTTACTCTGTTCCAAATCATAAACCTAGCATTTATTCCACCAATG ctgAGAGTACTGTTTATGAATCTCGTTGGATTCGGTTGGGCAATGTTCATTGCAACTAAACGTCGCGAACAAAGTCAAAAGAAGGATGCTGTAAATTAA
- the LOC106720778 gene encoding thioredoxin domain-containing protein 17, with the protein MVTFVNLKDFEEFSNYTASIDPKGPPVLMYFSGSKNAEGRSWCPDCVEAEPVVKAFLDELKRNVIFAYVDVGDRDYWKDKACPFRTDSRTKLLVIPTIIKWKGVQRLEGSQCTKRDLLQMLFEEDD; encoded by the exons ATGGTTACTTTTGTTAACCTCAAAGATTTTGAAGAATTTTCCAACTACACCGCTTCTATTGATCCAAAAGGTCCGCCTGTTTTGATGTACTTTAGCGGATCGAAAAACGCCGAAGGTAGAAGCTGGTGTCCGGACTGCGTTGAAG CTGAACCGGTTGTCAAAGCATTTTTAGATGAATTAAAAAGGAATGTCATCTTTGCTTATGTTGATGTTGGTGACAGGGATTA ctGGAAAGACAAAGCCTGTCCATTCAGGACAGACAGTCGTACAAAGCTCTTGGTAATTccaacaataattaaatggaAAGGAGTGCAGCGACTTGAAGGAAGTCAGTGTACAAAGAGAGATCTTTTGCAAATGCTGTTTGAGGAAGATGACTGA
- the LOC106720611 gene encoding uncharacterized protein LOC106720611, protein MDNIQISNKAKPIRELLPELKGIISKDCMRTLMAAQPTPRRVDLKPLSFTEMRSVLMELKDETTVKCTPAVNQNRKSRWNYSVKVPKTEPKPATSKESSVRKTPKLQPKPMTFGNPVTPRVPKPICNGKKSIVPDKNGVRISGVYRIPETPTNKSNSVYKNRKTLFNKENDVKKVKRIESNFRKPLEAIPDAPLSNISSTSSCDTSFLQTEKKIQDLISKTEAKPFKASGPTLEDIEEVSPILSTPPKECSTHEDFIFNNNNTEKVPLYSSIICFDIVNQSHLNSMQINHLLTLKEQNEVKLKMMDQYTKIVKEQQKYIDEIVTEKMININTKCENNENKLDNSELVTKNIAAAIPCSVIKSPSKSPTYKIPRKNLCLRKKVFHKSMPNISNGTQSPNKETDNKALSIYMKMKEQMIFLNTPIKSNNVEAQNTPAVTSQNLQMQLDKLYNCS, encoded by the exons atGGATAACATTCAAATATCAAACAAAGCTAAGCCAATTCGAGAATTGTTACCAGAGCTCAAAG gcaTAATATCAAAGGATTGTATGAGAACCCTAATGGCAGCACAACCGACCCCTAGGAGAGTAGATCTCAAACCGCTTTCATTTACTGAAATGAGAAGTGTTTTAATGG AATTAAAAGATGAGACAACAGTAAAATGTACTCCAGCAGTCAACCAAAATAGGAAGAGTAGATGGAACTATTCTGTTAAAGTACCAAAAACTGAGCCGAAACCTGCCACAAGCAAAGAGAGCTCTGTCAGAAAAACCCCAAAATTACAACCGAAACCAATG aCTTTTGGAAATCCTGTAACACCAAGAGTTCCTAAACCAATTTGCAATGGGAAAAAGAGCATTGTACCAG ATAAAAATGGTGTCCGCATCAGTGGTGTCTATAGAATACCAGAGACACCAACAAACAAAAGCAATTCAGTATATAAGAACAGAAAGactctttttaataaagaaaatgatgtaaaaaaagttaagagAATAGAAAGTAATTTCCGGAAACCTTTAGAAGCTATTCCTGATGCACCATTATCCAATATATCCTCGACATCTAGTTGTGACACAAGTTTTTTACAAACTGAAAAGAAGATACAagatttaataagtaaaactgAGGCTAAGCCTTTTAAAGCATCAGGTCCTACATTAGAGGACATAGAAGAAGTATCCCCAATATTATCTACACCTCCAAAGGAATGTAGCACACATgaagattttatattcaacaataataatacagaAAAAGTACCATTGTATAGttcaataatatgttttgatattgTAAACCAAAGTCACTTAAATAGTATGcaaattaatcatttattgACACTAAAAGAACAAAATGAAGTTAAACTCAAAATGATGGATcaatatacaaaaattgtgaaagaacaacaaaaatatattgacgaAATCGTCACAGAGAAAATGattaacataaatacaaaatgtgagaacaatgaaaataaattagataattcAGAATTGGTTACTAAGAACATTGCTGCGGCAATACCTTGTTCAGTTATCAAATCTCCTTCGAAATCACCAACATATAAGATACCTAGAAAGAATTTGTGTTTAAGAAAAAAGGTATTCCACAAATCTATGCCTAATATATCCAACGGTACCCAATCACCGAACAAAGAGACCGACAACAAAGCTCTCtctatttatatgaaaatgaaagagcaaatgatttttttaaatacacctATTAAATCCAATAATGTAGAAGCACAAAACACACCCGCTGTTACGTCACAAAATCTACAAATGCAGTTAGACAAATTGTATAATTGTTCGTAG